The sequence GCTCATCACCGAGCGGTCGCGGGTTAATTGATCGATGGCTGCAGAAATAGCTTCCGGTGGAAGGGAGGGATTCAGACGCTCAAGCACGGCACGCAGACGAGGAACCAACACCACCTCGCCCTTGGTTTCCCGCCCCAGCGTACTGGCAATGCCAAAGACCTCCTCCACGGCAGACAACGTCTGCCATCCCATTTCAGTGAAAAGCTGGATGGCTGGCTGCTCGACGAGAGAGTCTTCGGTGTAGGATTGAGCCACAGGCTAAAGAAGATCCATCTGGGTTTCGTGCGGAATCGGGAATACTCCGATGATGACCCACGGATTTGGGGAGAAACCATGGAACTGTTTCAGCGTTCCAAGGAAGAAATGGAGGTCACGGCCAGAAAACTCATGGAGGTATTTCTGGCGAACCTTTTTCAATGCGGCAGTTTCGGAATTGGACGTGGATTTCAAACAATTCAAGAAAAGCTGACCGGTCTCCCAATCAAGCACCTGAAGTTCACTCTCACGGCCATCGACATCGGCAAACCGATAGGAAAAGTTGTAGGGAAGCTTTGGCATCAACTGGAATGTCTCACGCCAAGCTTCATCTTCAAAGAGATTACCTTGCAAAGCAGCCTGATGCATTAGGGCGACCTTGGCCGTATCCCAGTCACGCTCACACTCCTCCCAGGTGAAATCAAGAATTCGAGCGGGCTTAAAGACGGCAAGGGAAAGTGTATTGGCTTTTGCGCCATCAAGCAGGGGTTGGAGGCGATGGTACACTCCGGCGGATTTCAGGAGTAACTGTCGTCGTTCCCTCCAGTTCTTGTCAGTCCCCAAATGGCCGACACGGCGCATGTCTTTCGGATCTACGAGACGATAGGTCTCCGGCCTGGAATCGGAGCCGCTCTTCACGAGTTCGGCTTCAATCCAATCAAACTTTGCGTATTGGTCCTCTTCTTCAAGTCGGCGGAATGGAACCGGGTAGAGTCGCACCCACGATCCATCGGCGCGAATCCCTGCCGTGCACACCATCTCCCCATACTTCCGTGAGAGGGTGGGATAAGTCTTGACCGTGATGAGCACACGTTCCTTCGACATTACTGTCCAGGCTTATAAGTGGACCGGTTGTAACCTCCCATCACCGTGTTGCTCGAACACCTTTGCGACACAATGGCGATGACACTGCTGCGGTAGCTCTTCAAAACACGTCAGCGCGACTCGTTGTTTGCCATCCACCAGCCACCGCCGAATCCGATCCAGCGCGGCATTTTGAGCTGGCAGATACTCCCGCTCATAGATCGCAAAGAGGGCGTCGTAGTCTTTCTGCGTTTCAAGATGTCGTCGTTTATCGGAGGCAATGCCCAACTCAGGCAGATGCTCGTATCGTATTCCAACCCCCTCGCACGCTTTGCTCAAGGTGAGCTTCGAAAATCCATACTTCCGGCTCAATGGGTTGCGTCGCACATCACACAGCAGCGTGACTCCAGCCTGCAACAGCTGGTTGAGATATCCTTCTAGGCATTTGCCTTCATAGCCGATGGTTAATAATGCCGGGCCTGACTGATTGGATGACGCCTCTGCCACGCGTTTGCGAGATTCTGCGTCCGGCAAAACCTTTTCAACAATTTCACTCCGCGTTGCGTAATACGGGTATCGACGATAGATCTCAGCAATAAGCGCGTTGCCCCGTAAGCCAGCTTGCTCTCGGCAAAATCTGGCTACCCGTTCCGGCGAGACCGGACGTCGCATCGCTTCATGCCGACCTTCCTTTGTCAGCTGCCATTGATGCTCATCCTCTTCCAGCAAACCCGTCTCGATAAGCCGACGCTTATCGGCGTAGGAGGTGAAGGAAAAGCCTCCGAATCGATACGGCACAAACTCATAGCTCGGTTTTTCCTCACATTCCTTCGTGTACAGAAAGAGGAGCTTCTGGAAATCCATGTGGCCAATTGGACCATCAAGGGCCTTCAGTAGCGTGAGGATCAATCGTTGTCGTTCGAAAAGCATGAGAAACCTTACCTCACAGTGGCTCAGGCTGCAATCATTCCCGACAGCAGCCGCGGGAGCAGCAGGTCACGGGTGCGGCGGACCTTCGCTATGACTTTAATCTTCGCTCTCCTTCTCAGAAACCTAAGGACTGTTATCTGTGTGTTCGACAATGAATTTGGCACGCTCGTAAAGTTCGTCAAATGTCAGAATCTCGGGATTGGTTACGCTTCGCCTGAACAGCTCAAAGGTGTTTCTCTTGGCAATGTCGCTCAACTGAGTCGTTGCGCCAATTACGAGAATGCCCTTGGGGTGCACGGTGTAAATTTTCTCTTGCAGGAACGCTTCACGATTCTGTTCAGCCTGTGACCCCTCCACTTCCCAACGTCTACAGTTCGCCTGAAGTTGCGAGACGCCACCAGTAAGCTCCTCACCGAGTTGCCAAGCGCCATTTCTGTAAGACTTGCTTCCCAAAAGCAGAGAATCAGGCCGCTTGATCTCCACGAGAACCGTAAATTTCATCTCCGCTTCTGTTCGCTCTAGAAAATCACCCCTTTCTGTCCCTTTACCCACCACATTTGTACCGCCATACTGAGGCTGAGGCTGGACGGACTTCAGGATCTGATATTTCAGGCCATAACCAAAAATCCAGGTGTTCCGTTCAAAGAA is a genomic window of Candidatus Nitrospira kreftii containing:
- a CDS encoding hypothetical protein (conserved protein of unknown function); amino-acid sequence: MSKERVLITVKTYPTLSRKYGEMVCTAGIRADGSWVRLYPVPFRRLEEEDQYAKFDWIEAELVKSGSDSRPETYRLVDPKDMRRVGHLGTDKNWRERRQLLLKSAGVYHRLQPLLDGAKANTLSLAVFKPARILDFTWEECERDWDTAKVALMHQAALQGNLFEDEAWRETFQLMPKLPYNFSYRFADVDGRESELQVLDWETGQLFLNCLKSTSNSETAALKKVRQKYLHEFSGRDLHFFLGTLKQFHGFSPNPWVIIGVFPIPHETQMDLL
- a CDS encoding hypothetical protein (conserved protein of unknown function) — encoded protein: MLFERQRLILTLLKALDGPIGHMDFQKLLFLYTKECEEKPSYEFVPYRFGGFSFTSYADKRRLIETGLLEEDEHQWQLTKEGRHEAMRRPVSPERVARFCREQAGLRGNALIAEIYRRYPYYATRSEIVEKVLPDAESRKRVAEASSNQSGPALLTIGYEGKCLEGYLNQLLQAGVTLLCDVRRNPLSRKYGFSKLTLSKACEGVGIRYEHLPELGIASDKRRHLETQKDYDALFAIYEREYLPAQNAALDRIRRWLVDGKQRVALTCFEELPQQCHRHCVAKVFEQHGDGRLQPVHL